The following coding sequences are from one Osmia bicornis bicornis chromosome 2, iOsmBic2.1, whole genome shotgun sequence window:
- the LOC114876123 gene encoding disks large homolog 5-like isoform X4, whose product MASGASSLDSAGSSDGALNMERDSGSYGSVGSPVGGPECCSDYDGLQAQCDQAMHQLQLLRHKHSDTIRRCEHTMKELEYYRGQHIAVMNQLEATSQESSALRGKYGDLVNDKQRLDREVQALQKEVSDLRCQNQEVLVSDASNSDTMNQHYLSALRKYEAVKDEYDALRKRYDDLISSHSSAVNKLELSQEEAVRLKKQYEEIVQERNSAVRERNGLKQQCTAAIRQWDIALRERNEYREALAKVQQQHEEAVKEINHAMVLRMKASKDMKRLTEERNAALQEYSLIMGERDTVHKEMEKLGDDLTQAYTKITHLENQNKQLIEEKKALSYQIETLRREISSALQDRDEALKQCNELRQKFGDYSEGSKRDYKNHMELHSYNRERDNSNKEAERENNTVDYTKRDKERMDNLDQANLELDKLRKSVDKLQAELEEALQEAEVSKRRRDWAFSERDKIVLERESIRTLCDRLRKERDRAVSELAGALRDSDDIKKQRNEASKELKDLKEKIESGDHALRASQFSQGLTHAHDSTIDTDVSDWEILTIHLDLSRLCLDSDRDLGLTLVGGRDNPYYPNDTGIYVAQITSGSAVDGKLRVNDCIMRVNNVDCTSVSTRVIMETLRTCSVGSATLTVRRRRLTRRSLRTTQLPVGSVPHGISLELGVYISKISPGSLAAKDGNLAVGDRVLNINSKAMEGINSSHEAMTILNDTSTDVLTITTLKGIPLPSATSSETMTIDGSFGTEKQKMVNSCSQTEQERMMLKTASDDYDRRYLATNFGDRSVYKVSKSVSSEKPSGISNAWDNIREKIDIVRGRKHSKDREEKKKRHRNSSTNTFEQEQDAIAELDSVIESYHKKANNGVLKRSKRRGTEKVEKNGGTWPKARGGPLIQNGTGTILHPRKTKERLPLSVLLNPPKYESYNRISNPIPLTNFPNVNNRHTVYKSVEKPLPNFIKAGPLFSQKSFTPVVQFKDIPIDKKPAASEFENTENRLSSTLTPSETSIDFSVKSGNTGKDVEYFSKKRAQKYTPSNESQIDTLQHNRAQSQLYSGAGSSTSSTSGPRQQLTEYNELEEGSASSSSSEAGGAEGGSRSGSPTPCNSPEAPRKTTIEPLESSEPERDASSSLSTTRDTTNTLTIMRETSNTLEPPRTIRERDIRNSASLEVRGTQEREREIRASASLDINIRKPELRNSATLENMRNSVTLDSLRGTGNTLTRAQLNQAATTLQRQNATVRSPTQEDQSRKSPPPSEPRYLFIETRKCSNLGISLVGGNGVGIFVHSVQPGCLAEEAGLRTGDRILEYNGVDLRQATAEQAALELARPADKVTLIAQYVPERYNEVKDKPGDSFYVKAMFDRVGEVGDSLQLRFNKDDILYVDNTMFNGTPGHWRAWLVDQTGRRQTCGIIPSKFKVEEELLLRRSLGDLETDTTRRGSTSARRSFFRRKKHQRSSSRDSKELSHLTGVNLGWYSDSGTLNEETLPASYQRVERLDYPALRPVLIIGPLSECVVTKLLQEFPGQFTRCLAEAMHCSQATLEQGLRDSLYVDYRKKGSYFECTTVQAVKDICEKNTHCILDVSIASIERLHRHQIYPIVLLIKFKSTKQIKEVKDSRYPSDKVSAKAAKEMYEQALKLEAEYRHYISAVIPAGVNVAYICTQVKAAVDEEQSKALWVPRGLP is encoded by the exons ATGGCTTCTGGCGCGTCTTCCTTGGATAGTGCTGGAAGTAGTG ATGGAGCACTCAACATGG AAAGAGATAGTGGAAGCTATGGCAGTGTTGGAAGTCCTGTCGGTGGTCCTGAATGTTGTAGTGATTATGACGGTTTGCAAGCTCAGTGTGATCAAGCCATGCATCAGCTTCAACTGCTTAGACATAAACACTCTGATACTATAAGACG GTGTGAACATACTATGAAGGAATTGGAATACTATCGAGGACAACATATAGCAGTCATGAATCAGTTGGAGGCAACGTCACAGGAAAGTTCCGCGTTGCGGGGCAAATATGGAGATCTAGTGAATGATAAGCAACGTCTTGACCGGGAGGTCCAGGCGTTGCAAAAGGAAGTGTCAGATTTAAGATGTCAGAATCAAGAAGTTCTTGTTTCCGATGCTAGTAATAGTGACACAATGAATCAGCACTACTTATCTGCGCTTCGAAAATATGAAGCCGTTAAAGACGAATATGATGCTCTTAGGAAACGGTACGATGATTTAATATCGTCGCATTCGTCGGCCGTTAATAAG tTGGAACTATCACAAGAAGAAGCTGTCAGATTAAAGAAACAGTATGAAGAGATTGTTCAGGAACGTAACAGTGCAGTACGTGAGCGAAATGGCTTGAAACAACAATGTACTGCTGCAATTAGGCAATGGGATATAGCATTGAGGGAAAGGAACGAATATCGTGAAGCCTTAGCTAAAGTACAACAACAGCATGAAGAAGCTGTTAAAGAAATTAACCATGCGATGGTGCTACGCATGAAGGCTAGTAAGGATATGAAACGATTGACAGAGGAAAGAAATGCTGCATTACAAGAGTACAGTTTAATTATGGGTGAACGTGATACAGTACATAAGGAAATGGAAAAACTTGGTGACGATCTCACGCAAGCATACACAAAAATCACACATTTAGAAAATCAGAATAAACAACTTATAGAAGAG AAAAAAGCTTTATCTTATCAAATCGAAACGCTGCGAAGAGAAATTTCATCCGCTCTGCAAGATCGCGATGAAGCGTTAAAACAATGTAACGAGTTACGTCAGAAGTTCGGTGATTATTCTGAAGGTTCGAAAAGAGATTATAAAAATCACATGGAATTACACTCGTATAACCGCGAACGTGATAACTCGAACAAAGAAGCCGAAAGGGAGAATAACACGGTTGATTACACGAAACGTGACAAAGAACGTATGGATAATTTGGATCAGGCAAACTTGGAATTGGACAAACTGAGAAAGTCGGTAGATAAATTACAAGCGGAACTCGAGGAAGCCCTCCAGGAAGCAGAGGTATCGAAACGAAGAAGAGATTGGGCTTTCAGTGAAAGAGATAAAATAGTTTTAGAGAGAGAAAGTATTAGAACTCTGTGCGATAGATTAAGGAAGGAACGTGATCGTGCGGTATCGGAATTAGCCGGTGCTTTACGCGATTCTGATGATATTAAAAAGCAAcgaaacgaagcttcaaaggAATTGAAGGATCTCAAGGAGAAAATAGAATCCGGTGATCATGCGCTAAGGGCGAGTCAATTTTCCCAAGGTTTAACGCATGCTCACGATTCGACGATCGATACCGATGTTAGCGATTGGGAAATTCTTACTATTCACTTGGATCTTAGTAGACTTTGCTTGGATTCGGATCGCGATTTAGGGTTAACATTGGTTGGAGGACGCGACAATCCGTATTATCCGAACGATACTGGAATTTATGTTGCTCAAATAACGTCAGGAAGTGCCGTCGATGGTAAACTTAGAGTGAATGATTGTATTATGCGAGTGAACAACGTGGATTGCACATCGGTGTCCACGCGTGTAATAATGGAAACTTTACGTACCTGTTCGGTGGGATCAGCTACATTAACGGTAAGAAGACGGCGTTTAACCAGACGATCGTTAAGGACAACGCAATTACCTGTTGGTTCTGTTCCTCATGGGATTTCTTTGGAACTCGGAgtgtatatttcaaaaatttctccTGGTAGTCTAGCTGCTAAAGACGGCAATCTTGCTGTAGGGGATAGAGTTTTAAAT atTAATAGTAAAGCAATGGAAGGTATTAATTCCAGTCACGAAGCAATGACAATTTTAAACGATACTAGTACAGATGTACTAACTATTACAACCTTGAAAGGAATACCATTGCCTTCGGCGACCAGTTCTGAAACTATGACCATAGACGGTAGTTTCGGAACGGAGAAACAGAAAATGGTAAACAGTTGTTCGCAAACGGAACAGGAAAGAATGATGTTAAAAACCGCGTCGGACGATTACGACAGGCGATACCTTGCAACGAATTTCGGTGATAGAAGTGTGTATAAAGTTTCAAAGTCGGTTAGCAGTGAAAAGCCAAGCGGGATTAGCAATGCTTGGGACAACATACGAGAGAAAATTGATATCGTACGAGGACGTAAGCATAGTAAGGACCGtgaggagaagaagaagcgaCATCGTAACTCCAGTACAAACACCTTCGAGCAGGAACAGGATGCGATCGCGGAACTGGATTCTGTAATAGAGAGCTATCACAAGAAAGCGAACAACGGTGTATTGAAACGAAGTAAGCGACGCGGAACAGAGAAAGTTGAGAAAAATGGAGGTACGTGGCCGAAAGCTAGAGGTGGGCCTCTGATACAAAATGGTACTGGTACGATTTTGCATCCACGTAAAACGAAAGAAAGGCTGCCCTTAAGTGTACTCCTTAATCCTCCAAAGTATGAAAGTTATAACCGTATATCCAACCCGATTCCCTTGACCAATTTCCCGAATGTTAACAATCGGCATACTGTGTATAAGTCTGTTGAAAAACCATTACCAAATTTCATTAAGGCTGGACCGTTATTTAGTCAAAAATCCTTTACTCCAGTGGTGCAGTTCAAAGATATACCGATAGATAAGAAACCGGCGGCGAGCGAATTCGAGAACACGGAAAATAGACTCAGTTCAACCCTGACACCGTCCGAAACGAGTATCGACTTTTCCGTGAAGTCCGGTAACACGGGAAAGGATGTAGAATATTTCTCGAAGAAGAGAGCCCAAAAGTATACCCCTAGCAACGAGAGCCAAATAGACACGTTGCAGCATAACAGGGCCCAGTCGCAGCTCTATTCAGGGGCCGGTTCCTCGACGTCGTCGACCAGCGGGCCAAGACAGCAATTGACCG AATACAACGAATTAGAGGAAGGCTCCGCTTCCTCCAGTTCATCGGAAGCCGGTGGTGCCGAAGGAGGTAGCCGTAGTGGGTCGCCTACACCGTGCAATAGTCCCGAGGCTCCCAGAAAAACAACTATAGAGCCATTGGAAAGCTCGGAACCCGAGCGTGACGCCTCTAGTAGTTTAAGTACAACGCGCGACACTACCAACACCCTGACTATCATGCGTGAAACGTCGAATACCTTGGAACCACCTCGCACCATCCGAGAAAGAGACATCAGAAATTCAGCCTCCTTGGAAGTTAGAGGCACCCAAGAAAGGGAACGAGAGATCAGAGCGTCAGCGTCGTTGGACATCAACATAAGGAAACCAGAGCTCCGTAATTCGGCCACCTTGGAAAATATGCGTAATTCCGTGACTCTTGACTCGTTACGTGGTACCGGGAACACACTGACGCGCGCGCAACTGAATCAAGCAGCGACCACGTTGCAAAGACAAAACGCCACCGTGAGAAGTCCAACTCAGGAAGATCAGAGTCGTAAAAGTCCACCGCCGAGCGAACCGAGATACCTGTTTATTGAAACTAGAAAATGTTCTAATCTGGGCATTTCGTTGGTGGGTGGAAACGGTGTTGGAATATTCGTACACTCCGTGCAACCGGGTTGCCTCGCCGAAGAAGCCGGTCTACGTACCGGCGATAGAATTCTGGAATACAATGGCGTGGATCTCAGGCAAGCAACCGCCGAGCAAGCGGCCCTGGAACTGGCTAGGCCGGCGGACAAAGTAACGCTGATCGCTCAATATGTACCTGAAAGGTATAACGAAGTAAAAGATAAGCCTGGAGACAGTTTCTATGTGAAAGCTATGTTCGATCGGGTAGGTGAAGTTGGGGACAGCCTACAGCTTAGGTTTAATAAAGACGATATTTTGTACGTCGATAATACAATGTTCAATGGTACTCCGGGTCATTGGAGAGCCTGGTTGGTTGATCAGACCGGGAGACGACAGACGTGTGGTATAATTCCAAGTAAATTCAA GGTTGAAGAAGAATTGCTTTTACGACGGTCACTGGGTGATTTGGAAACGGACACAACTAGAAGAGGTAGTACCAGTGCAAGAAGAAGTTTCTTCCGTCGAAAGAAACATCAGCGTTCTTCTAGTAGGGACAGTAAAGAATTGTCACATCTCACGGGGGTGAATTTGGGTTGGTACAGTGATAGCGGGACATTGAACGAGGAAACTTTACCAGCAAGTTATCAACGTGTTGAAAGATTAGATT atCCAGCTTTAAGACCAGTACTAATTATTGGACCTCTGAGCGAATGTGTAGTAACAAAATTATTGCAAGAATTCCCTGGACAGTTTACTAGGTGTCTTGCAGAAGCTATGCATTGTTCCCAGGCGACCCTCGAGCAAGGTTTACGTGACTCTCTTTATGTAGACTACAGAAAAAAAGGAAGCTATTTCGAGTGCACTACGGTACAAGCTGTCAAGGACATTTGCGAGAAG AATACTCATTGTATCTTGGATGTATCCATCGCGTCGATCGAGCGGCTTCATCGGCACCAGATCTATCCTATTGTTTTGTTGATTAAATTTAAGAGTACCAAGCAAATAAAAGAAGTGAAAGATTCGAGATATCCAAGTGATAAAGTAAGTGCCAAGGCTGCCAAGGAAATGTATGAACAGGCATTGAAATTGGAAGCCGAGTATAGGCATTATATTTCTG cTGTAATACCGGCGGGAGTAAATGTTGCTTACATATGCACGCAAGTTAAAGCAGCAGTAGACGAAGAGCAAAGCAAAGCCCTGTGGGTTCCTAGAGGACTTCCCTGA
- the LOC114876123 gene encoding disks large homolog 5-like isoform X3 codes for MASGASSLDSAGSSDGALNMERDSGSYGSVGSPVGGPECCSDYDGLQAQCDQAMHQLQLLRHKHSDTIRRCEHTMKELEYYRGQHIAVMNQLEATSQESSALRGKYGDLVNDKQRLDREVQALQKEVSDLRCQNQEVLVSDASNSDTMNQHYLSALRKYEAVKDEYDALRKRYDDLISSHSSAVNKLELSQEEAVRLKKQYEEIVQERNSAVRERNGLKQQCTAAIRQWDIALRERNEYREALAKVQQQHEEAVKEINHAMVLRMKASKDMKRLTEERNAALQEYSLIMGERDTVHKEMEKLGDDLTQAYTKITHLENQNKQLIEEKKALSYQIETLRREISSALQDRDEALKQCNELRQKFGDYSEGSKRDYKNHMELHSYNRERDNSNKEAERENNTVDYTKRDKERMDNLDQANLELDKLRKSVDKLQAELEEALQEAEVSKRRRDWAFSERDKIVLERESIRTLCDRLRKERDRAVSELAGALRDSDDIKKQRNEASKELKDLKEKIESGDHALRASQFSQGLTHAHDSTIDTDVSDWEILTIHLDLSRLCLDSDRDLGLTLVGGRDNPYYPNDTGIYVAQITSGSAVDGKLRVNDCIMRVNNVDCTSVSTRVIMETLRTCSVGSATLTVRRRRLTRRSLRTTQLPVGSVPHGISLELGVYISKISPGSLAAKDGNLAVGDRVLNINSKAMEGINSSHEAMTILNDTSTDVLTITTLKGIPLPSATSSETMTIDGSFGTEKQKMVNSCSQTEQERMMLKTASDDYDRRYLATNFGDRSVYKVSKSVSSEKPSGISNAWDNIREKIDIVRGRKHSKDREEKKKRHRNSSTNTFEQEQDAIAELDSVIESYHKKANNGVLKRSKRRGTEKVEKNGVVQFKDIPIDKKPAASEFENTENRLSSTLTPSETSIDFSVKSGNTGKDVEYFSKKRAQKYTPSNESQIDTLQHNRAQSQLYSGAGSSTSSTSGPRQQLTGNFSFPPYTHSHPHPHQQNSLPSRYPSPPSLPSAQSGESIGLPDARSYFEPSYSPGPQTGFGHLHTPSVDLHYHKSRGPPIGTTYDVPPYTHGYEGGTFPRKKENQRFRIPSNPSVTSKSSVGKLSTGSIERTSERGSPMPTFHVEVLSPGTGGGGGTGGTVRGSSSNKRSSMPDYCYSQPRPAPGELRRVHIDKSVEPLGIQISCLESGGVFVSTVSEHSLASQVGLQIGDQLLEVCGINMRSATYQLAANVLRQCGNSITMLVQYSPDKYNELEEGSASSSSSEAGGAEGGSRSGSPTPCNSPEAPRKTTIEPLESSEPERDASSSLSTTRDTTNTLTIMRETSNTLEPPRTIRERDIRNSASLEVRGTQEREREIRASASLDINIRKPELRNSATLENMRNSVTLDSLRGTGNTLTRAQLNQAATTLQRQNATVRSPTQEDQSRKSPPPSEPRYLFIETRKCSNLGISLVGGNGVGIFVHSVQPGCLAEEAGLRTGDRILEYNGVDLRQATAEQAALELARPADKVTLIAQYVPERYNEVKDKPGDSFYVKAMFDRVGEVGDSLQLRFNKDDILYVDNTMFNGTPGHWRAWLVDQTGRRQTCGIIPSKFKVEEELLLRRSLGDLETDTTRRGSTSARRSFFRRKKHQRSSSRDSKELSHLTGVNLGWYSDSGTLNEETLPASYQRVERLDYPALRPVLIIGPLSECVVTKLLQEFPGQFTRCLAEAMHCSQATLEQGLRDSLYVDYRKKGSYFECTTVQAVKDICEKNTHCILDVSIASIERLHRHQIYPIVLLIKFKSTKQIKEVKDSRYPSDKVSAKAAKEMYEQALKLEAEYRHYISAVIPAGVNVAYICTQVKAAVDEEQSKALWVPRGLP; via the exons ATGGCTTCTGGCGCGTCTTCCTTGGATAGTGCTGGAAGTAGTG ATGGAGCACTCAACATGG AAAGAGATAGTGGAAGCTATGGCAGTGTTGGAAGTCCTGTCGGTGGTCCTGAATGTTGTAGTGATTATGACGGTTTGCAAGCTCAGTGTGATCAAGCCATGCATCAGCTTCAACTGCTTAGACATAAACACTCTGATACTATAAGACG GTGTGAACATACTATGAAGGAATTGGAATACTATCGAGGACAACATATAGCAGTCATGAATCAGTTGGAGGCAACGTCACAGGAAAGTTCCGCGTTGCGGGGCAAATATGGAGATCTAGTGAATGATAAGCAACGTCTTGACCGGGAGGTCCAGGCGTTGCAAAAGGAAGTGTCAGATTTAAGATGTCAGAATCAAGAAGTTCTTGTTTCCGATGCTAGTAATAGTGACACAATGAATCAGCACTACTTATCTGCGCTTCGAAAATATGAAGCCGTTAAAGACGAATATGATGCTCTTAGGAAACGGTACGATGATTTAATATCGTCGCATTCGTCGGCCGTTAATAAG tTGGAACTATCACAAGAAGAAGCTGTCAGATTAAAGAAACAGTATGAAGAGATTGTTCAGGAACGTAACAGTGCAGTACGTGAGCGAAATGGCTTGAAACAACAATGTACTGCTGCAATTAGGCAATGGGATATAGCATTGAGGGAAAGGAACGAATATCGTGAAGCCTTAGCTAAAGTACAACAACAGCATGAAGAAGCTGTTAAAGAAATTAACCATGCGATGGTGCTACGCATGAAGGCTAGTAAGGATATGAAACGATTGACAGAGGAAAGAAATGCTGCATTACAAGAGTACAGTTTAATTATGGGTGAACGTGATACAGTACATAAGGAAATGGAAAAACTTGGTGACGATCTCACGCAAGCATACACAAAAATCACACATTTAGAAAATCAGAATAAACAACTTATAGAAGAG AAAAAAGCTTTATCTTATCAAATCGAAACGCTGCGAAGAGAAATTTCATCCGCTCTGCAAGATCGCGATGAAGCGTTAAAACAATGTAACGAGTTACGTCAGAAGTTCGGTGATTATTCTGAAGGTTCGAAAAGAGATTATAAAAATCACATGGAATTACACTCGTATAACCGCGAACGTGATAACTCGAACAAAGAAGCCGAAAGGGAGAATAACACGGTTGATTACACGAAACGTGACAAAGAACGTATGGATAATTTGGATCAGGCAAACTTGGAATTGGACAAACTGAGAAAGTCGGTAGATAAATTACAAGCGGAACTCGAGGAAGCCCTCCAGGAAGCAGAGGTATCGAAACGAAGAAGAGATTGGGCTTTCAGTGAAAGAGATAAAATAGTTTTAGAGAGAGAAAGTATTAGAACTCTGTGCGATAGATTAAGGAAGGAACGTGATCGTGCGGTATCGGAATTAGCCGGTGCTTTACGCGATTCTGATGATATTAAAAAGCAAcgaaacgaagcttcaaaggAATTGAAGGATCTCAAGGAGAAAATAGAATCCGGTGATCATGCGCTAAGGGCGAGTCAATTTTCCCAAGGTTTAACGCATGCTCACGATTCGACGATCGATACCGATGTTAGCGATTGGGAAATTCTTACTATTCACTTGGATCTTAGTAGACTTTGCTTGGATTCGGATCGCGATTTAGGGTTAACATTGGTTGGAGGACGCGACAATCCGTATTATCCGAACGATACTGGAATTTATGTTGCTCAAATAACGTCAGGAAGTGCCGTCGATGGTAAACTTAGAGTGAATGATTGTATTATGCGAGTGAACAACGTGGATTGCACATCGGTGTCCACGCGTGTAATAATGGAAACTTTACGTACCTGTTCGGTGGGATCAGCTACATTAACGGTAAGAAGACGGCGTTTAACCAGACGATCGTTAAGGACAACGCAATTACCTGTTGGTTCTGTTCCTCATGGGATTTCTTTGGAACTCGGAgtgtatatttcaaaaatttctccTGGTAGTCTAGCTGCTAAAGACGGCAATCTTGCTGTAGGGGATAGAGTTTTAAAT atTAATAGTAAAGCAATGGAAGGTATTAATTCCAGTCACGAAGCAATGACAATTTTAAACGATACTAGTACAGATGTACTAACTATTACAACCTTGAAAGGAATACCATTGCCTTCGGCGACCAGTTCTGAAACTATGACCATAGACGGTAGTTTCGGAACGGAGAAACAGAAAATGGTAAACAGTTGTTCGCAAACGGAACAGGAAAGAATGATGTTAAAAACCGCGTCGGACGATTACGACAGGCGATACCTTGCAACGAATTTCGGTGATAGAAGTGTGTATAAAGTTTCAAAGTCGGTTAGCAGTGAAAAGCCAAGCGGGATTAGCAATGCTTGGGACAACATACGAGAGAAAATTGATATCGTACGAGGACGTAAGCATAGTAAGGACCGtgaggagaagaagaagcgaCATCGTAACTCCAGTACAAACACCTTCGAGCAGGAACAGGATGCGATCGCGGAACTGGATTCTGTAATAGAGAGCTATCACAAGAAAGCGAACAACGGTGTATTGAAACGAAGTAAGCGACGCGGAACAGAGAAAGTTGAGAAAAATGGAG TGGTGCAGTTCAAAGATATACCGATAGATAAGAAACCGGCGGCGAGCGAATTCGAGAACACGGAAAATAGACTCAGTTCAACCCTGACACCGTCCGAAACGAGTATCGACTTTTCCGTGAAGTCCGGTAACACGGGAAAGGATGTAGAATATTTCTCGAAGAAGAGAGCCCAAAAGTATACCCCTAGCAACGAGAGCCAAATAGACACGTTGCAGCATAACAGGGCCCAGTCGCAGCTCTATTCAGGGGCCGGTTCCTCGACGTCGTCGACCAGCGGGCCAAGACAGCAATTGACCGGTAACTTTTCATTTCCCCCGTATACGCATTCGCATCCACACCCCCATCAACAGAATTCTTTACCATCGAGATACCCTTCCCCACCGTCTTTGCCGTCCGCACAGTCCGGGGAGTCGATAGGACTTCCCGATGCACGATCATACTTCGAACCATCGTATAGCCCTGGCCCGCAAACAGGATTCGGCCATTTGCACACACCCTCAGTAGATTTGCATTATCACAAATCTCGCGGTCCACCGATCGGCACTACGTACGACGTGCCACCGTACACGCATGGCTACGAAGGTGGAACATTtccgagaaaaaaagagaatcaACGATTTCGAATACCGTCAAATCCTAGTGTTACGTCGAAAAGCAGCGTGGGTAAATTGTCGACCGGCAGTATAGAGAGAACCTCGGAAAGAGGAAGCCCGATGCCAACATTCCACGTGGAAGTACTTAGCCCGGGTACCGGGGGCGGTGGCGGTACCGGAGGAACGGTCCGTGGAAGTAGCAGCAACAAACGGTCCAGCATGCCTGACTATTGTTACTCTCAGCCAAGGCCGGCACCTGGGGAACTTCGTAGAGTTCACATAGACAAATCGGTCGAGCCGTTAGGTATTCAAATTTCTTGCTTAGAGAGCGGTGGTGTATTCGTCTCCACTGTTAGCGAGCACAGTCTAGCTTCCCAGGTCGGTCTACAGATCGGCGATCAGTTGCTCGAGGTCTGTGGCATCAATATGAGGAGTGCTACTTATCAGCTTGCTGCCAACGTGTTGCGTCAGTGCGGTAATTCCATAACGATGCTGGTGCAGTATAGTCCGGACA AATACAACGAATTAGAGGAAGGCTCCGCTTCCTCCAGTTCATCGGAAGCCGGTGGTGCCGAAGGAGGTAGCCGTAGTGGGTCGCCTACACCGTGCAATAGTCCCGAGGCTCCCAGAAAAACAACTATAGAGCCATTGGAAAGCTCGGAACCCGAGCGTGACGCCTCTAGTAGTTTAAGTACAACGCGCGACACTACCAACACCCTGACTATCATGCGTGAAACGTCGAATACCTTGGAACCACCTCGCACCATCCGAGAAAGAGACATCAGAAATTCAGCCTCCTTGGAAGTTAGAGGCACCCAAGAAAGGGAACGAGAGATCAGAGCGTCAGCGTCGTTGGACATCAACATAAGGAAACCAGAGCTCCGTAATTCGGCCACCTTGGAAAATATGCGTAATTCCGTGACTCTTGACTCGTTACGTGGTACCGGGAACACACTGACGCGCGCGCAACTGAATCAAGCAGCGACCACGTTGCAAAGACAAAACGCCACCGTGAGAAGTCCAACTCAGGAAGATCAGAGTCGTAAAAGTCCACCGCCGAGCGAACCGAGATACCTGTTTATTGAAACTAGAAAATGTTCTAATCTGGGCATTTCGTTGGTGGGTGGAAACGGTGTTGGAATATTCGTACACTCCGTGCAACCGGGTTGCCTCGCCGAAGAAGCCGGTCTACGTACCGGCGATAGAATTCTGGAATACAATGGCGTGGATCTCAGGCAAGCAACCGCCGAGCAAGCGGCCCTGGAACTGGCTAGGCCGGCGGACAAAGTAACGCTGATCGCTCAATATGTACCTGAAAGGTATAACGAAGTAAAAGATAAGCCTGGAGACAGTTTCTATGTGAAAGCTATGTTCGATCGGGTAGGTGAAGTTGGGGACAGCCTACAGCTTAGGTTTAATAAAGACGATATTTTGTACGTCGATAATACAATGTTCAATGGTACTCCGGGTCATTGGAGAGCCTGGTTGGTTGATCAGACCGGGAGACGACAGACGTGTGGTATAATTCCAAGTAAATTCAA GGTTGAAGAAGAATTGCTTTTACGACGGTCACTGGGTGATTTGGAAACGGACACAACTAGAAGAGGTAGTACCAGTGCAAGAAGAAGTTTCTTCCGTCGAAAGAAACATCAGCGTTCTTCTAGTAGGGACAGTAAAGAATTGTCACATCTCACGGGGGTGAATTTGGGTTGGTACAGTGATAGCGGGACATTGAACGAGGAAACTTTACCAGCAAGTTATCAACGTGTTGAAAGATTAGATT atCCAGCTTTAAGACCAGTACTAATTATTGGACCTCTGAGCGAATGTGTAGTAACAAAATTATTGCAAGAATTCCCTGGACAGTTTACTAGGTGTCTTGCAGAAGCTATGCATTGTTCCCAGGCGACCCTCGAGCAAGGTTTACGTGACTCTCTTTATGTAGACTACAGAAAAAAAGGAAGCTATTTCGAGTGCACTACGGTACAAGCTGTCAAGGACATTTGCGAGAAG AATACTCATTGTATCTTGGATGTATCCATCGCGTCGATCGAGCGGCTTCATCGGCACCAGATCTATCCTATTGTTTTGTTGATTAAATTTAAGAGTACCAAGCAAATAAAAGAAGTGAAAGATTCGAGATATCCAAGTGATAAAGTAAGTGCCAAGGCTGCCAAGGAAATGTATGAACAGGCATTGAAATTGGAAGCCGAGTATAGGCATTATATTTCTG cTGTAATACCGGCGGGAGTAAATGTTGCTTACATATGCACGCAAGTTAAAGCAGCAGTAGACGAAGAGCAAAGCAAAGCCCTGTGGGTTCCTAGAGGACTTCCCTGA